In Phormidium yuhuli AB48, one genomic interval encodes:
- a CDS encoding SLC13 family permease yields the protein MDIFLTLAILVLALVGFVSELLPPDIIALSVTVLLMLCGLVTPEEGMSGFSNSATVTVMAMFILSAGIAKTGVIQIIRDFLVRWGGKSSHRQIFTLGVLVGPISAFINNTAVLAIFLPIVEDWCRKQKRSPSKLLIPLSYISILGGMMTLVGTSTNILASGLSEQLGYRTFTIFEFSKASICIFLFGLAYLTICAPYLLPSRKTNNDSFAQNYGLKDYVSELVITPQSSLVGETLNNSGIQRKFDLDVLELLRDKVRFAQPLADKILQAGDILVVRSGREDLLKIREERGLELFADVKFNQNSLESVLISEEEKIGEVLILSNSRLIGTTLKEIRFRQRYNATVLAVRRGSELVKGPLGRVPLRFGDLLLIQGPKQSFIGLQTTRELLVLEQRDVEMLREDKAWISVIIGLSVIALSAFDIMPIVVSAWAGVIALVLTKCLRPGEIYGAIRWDIIFLLAGLIPFGIAMRNSGTTTWIAENLVSIGGDLPGYWVLVFFFVITSIFTEIISNNAAVVLMLPIAVEVAQTLELNPFAAMFAVTFAASNSYLSPIGYQTNTMVYGPGGYKFTDFARIGAPLTLSLMVLAPWLIMMFYGL from the coding sequence ATGGATATTTTTCTGACCCTGGCTATCTTGGTATTGGCATTAGTCGGCTTTGTAAGCGAACTCTTACCGCCGGATATTATCGCCTTATCCGTGACTGTTTTACTGATGCTTTGTGGCTTGGTGACACCTGAGGAAGGAATGTCTGGCTTCAGTAACTCGGCAACGGTCACCGTAATGGCGATGTTTATTCTCAGTGCTGGCATCGCCAAAACGGGGGTCATCCAAATTATTCGTGATTTCTTGGTGCGATGGGGCGGCAAAAGTTCCCATCGTCAAATTTTTACCTTAGGGGTTCTAGTTGGGCCCATTTCCGCCTTCATCAATAATACGGCTGTTCTGGCTATTTTTCTACCCATTGTTGAAGATTGGTGTCGCAAACAAAAGCGATCGCCCTCTAAACTCCTGATTCCCCTCTCCTATATTTCCATCTTGGGTGGAATGATGACCTTAGTGGGCACGTCAACCAATATTCTAGCGAGTGGACTATCGGAGCAGTTGGGCTATCGAACCTTTACCATTTTCGAATTCTCTAAAGCCAGTATCTGCATCTTTTTATTTGGTCTAGCCTATTTAACGATTTGCGCTCCTTATTTACTCCCAAGTCGCAAAACGAACAATGACTCATTCGCCCAAAATTATGGGTTAAAAGATTATGTGAGTGAGCTGGTCATCACCCCTCAGTCAAGTCTTGTGGGTGAAACCTTGAATAATAGTGGCATTCAGCGTAAGTTTGATTTGGATGTGTTAGAGCTTCTGCGAGATAAGGTTAGATTCGCTCAACCTTTAGCAGATAAGATTCTTCAGGCGGGAGATATCTTAGTGGTGCGCAGTGGTCGAGAGGATTTATTGAAGATTCGGGAGGAACGAGGTCTAGAGTTATTTGCAGATGTGAAATTCAACCAAAATTCCTTAGAATCTGTTTTGATTTCAGAAGAAGAGAAAATTGGCGAAGTTTTGATTTTATCCAACTCTCGTTTAATCGGTACGACTCTGAAAGAAATCCGGTTTCGTCAACGGTATAATGCCACGGTCTTGGCTGTGCGTCGAGGCTCTGAGTTGGTCAAAGGTCCTCTAGGACGAGTCCCCTTGCGCTTTGGAGATTTGTTATTGATACAAGGGCCAAAACAGAGTTTTATTGGTTTGCAAACGACCCGAGAGCTATTGGTCTTAGAACAGCGAGATGTGGAGATGTTACGGGAAGATAAAGCTTGGATTTCTGTGATTATCGGCTTAAGTGTTATTGCTCTGTCTGCCTTTGATATCATGCCAATTGTCGTCAGTGCTTGGGCTGGAGTCATTGCCTTAGTTCTGACAAAATGCTTGCGTCCTGGAGAAATTTATGGAGCAATTCGCTGGGATATTATTTTCCTCTTGGCAGGGTTAATTCCCTTCGGCATTGCTATGCGTAACTCAGGAACAACGACCTGGATTGCGGAAAATCTGGTCTCCATTGGGGGAGACCTTCCGGGGTATTGGGTGCTGGTTTTCTTCTTTGTAATTACCTCGATATTTACAGAGATTATCTCCAATAATGCGGCTGTCGTCTTGATGCTTCCTATCGCCGTTGAAGTCGCCCAAACCTTAGAACTTAATCCTTTTGCGGCTATGTTCGCTGTCACCTTTGCTGCCTCCAATAGTTACTTGAGTCCCATTGGCTATCAGACTAATACCATGGTTTATGGGCCAGGAGGCTATAAATTCACGGATTTTGCTCGAATTGGTGCGCCCTTGACCTTAAGTTTGATGGTGTTGGCACCTTGGCTGATTATGATGTTCTATGGATTGTAG
- the cysC gene encoding adenylyl-sulfate kinase gives MTQQRGVTVWFTGLSGAGKTTISQAVAEKLRSLDCKLEILDGDIVRQNLTKGLGFSKEDRDENIRRIGFVSHLLTRNGVIVLVSAISPYRAVREEVKARIGDFVEVFVNAPLAVCEDRDVKGLYKKARSGEIANFTGISDPYEPPTDPTLECRTDLESHEESVNKVLDTLKEMGYLSI, from the coding sequence ATGACTCAACAACGTGGTGTTACCGTTTGGTTTACCGGACTCAGTGGGGCCGGTAAAACGACCATTAGTCAAGCCGTGGCGGAAAAGCTGCGATCGCTCGATTGCAAGTTAGAAATCCTAGATGGGGATATTGTCCGCCAAAATCTCACCAAGGGTCTGGGATTCAGCAAAGAGGACCGAGATGAAAACATCCGTCGGATTGGCTTTGTTTCTCATTTGCTGACCCGCAATGGCGTGATTGTCTTAGTTTCGGCAATTTCCCCCTACCGAGCGGTACGGGAAGAAGTCAAGGCTCGTATTGGGGATTTTGTAGAAGTTTTTGTCAACGCACCCCTAGCGGTCTGTGAAGACCGAGATGTGAAGGGTCTTTATAAAAAGGCTCGTAGTGGAGAAATTGCTAATTTCACCGGTATTAGCGACCCCTACGAACCCCCCACAGACCCAACCCTTGAATGTCGCACTGACTTGGAATCCCATGAGGAAAGTGTGAATAAAGTCCTCGATACCCTCAAAGAGATGGGATATCTCAGCATTTAA
- a CDS encoding DUF7219 family protein codes for MMNRADFLTTKRPYHGTVPPDHPEVLLFDANLQEFAQKVGYISCLETSGKLPPDLAFKEIEALWTKLQKTKNAMGL; via the coding sequence ATGATGAATCGAGCCGATTTTTTAACAACCAAACGTCCTTACCACGGAACCGTTCCACCCGACCATCCTGAAGTTTTGCTGTTTGATGCAAATTTACAAGAATTTGCCCAAAAGGTCGGCTATATTAGTTGTTTAGAAACCAGTGGTAAATTGCCTCCTGATTTGGCATTTAAAGAAATAGAAGCTTTGTGGACAAAATTGCAAAAAACAAAAAATGCAATGGGATTGTAA
- a CDS encoding efflux RND transporter permease subunit produces the protein MLNRILHWSIAHRVIIVILAVLFSLVGSYNLRQMPLDVFPDFAPPQVEIQTEAPGLAPEDVEALITLPIERAMNGIAGVTTVRSTSIAGTSAVQVIFSWDTDVYQARQLITERLQQVQDQLPGGSEMPHLSPLSSPLGIILQYAMTAEETSLMELWQYVDRQVKPRLLAVPGVTQIILFGGDQPQYQVWVDPEKLTAFGVSLQSVSDAVAAANQNAPGGFLIDQDQEYLIRGMGQIQDLEDLREAVITSRQGRPVRVGDVAQVELGPALKRGNGGFNGEPALVLLINKQPLTDTLEVTQAVEAAMEEIRPSLPEDVSIHRTFRQGDFIEASIANVSRSLRDGIIIVSVILLLFLMNWRTALITLSAIPLSLLLCLMLLNGLGLTVNTMTLGGLAVAIGSVVDDSIVDMENCYRGLRRNQQLENPKTPLRVVYETSVEVRTSVLFSTVIIAVIFAPIFSLTGVEGRIFAPMGIAYLLAIFASSLVALTLSPALCALLLANCPLPDDETWMARSSQRLYRPLLLMVLNHPAWILLGAGAALVAVLVILPGLGRVFLPEFQERSLVLSLDLFPGSSLAATDRTGFAIQTALKQDPRFETIQMRSGRSPGDPHIVGSNFAELDLELSTAGMENREETLAALRQELDRVPGVAVNVGGFISHRMDEVLSGVRSAIAVKIFGPDLAELRRLGTEVRSQMASIEGVVDLQLAPQVPIRQVHIEFNRSTAARYGVTIASLSQTVETALNGRVVSQVLEEQQLLDVLVWLPPEARNSLEQIQDLRIDTPNGERIPLAQLAQVEYRSGPNSIRREDVSRLIVLSANVAGRDLGTVIEEMQDRIAAEVSFPPGYFIQYGGQFESEQAARENLLLFGGLAIAVIALLMYVTVRSLPATVMILLNLPLALVGGILSVALGGGILSVASLVGFITLFGVATRNGLLLVDNYNRKLALGLPLHRVIFLGSTERLTAILMTAFTSALGMLPLALGVGPGQEILQPLAIVVLGGLFTSTALTLLVLPALYAQFGRGLVPKLPPSQDASSPVQLEKTVSW, from the coding sequence ATGCTCAATCGCATTCTCCACTGGTCGATCGCCCATCGGGTCATCATTGTCATCCTAGCGGTCTTGTTCAGTCTCGTGGGCAGTTACAACCTGCGCCAGATGCCCCTTGATGTCTTCCCGGACTTTGCCCCCCCACAAGTCGAAATCCAAACAGAGGCCCCAGGATTAGCCCCGGAAGATGTGGAAGCCCTGATCACCCTTCCCATCGAACGAGCCATGAATGGAATTGCCGGGGTCACCACGGTACGCTCAACCTCCATTGCCGGAACCTCGGCGGTGCAGGTAATTTTCTCCTGGGATACTGATGTCTATCAAGCCCGACAACTGATTACCGAGCGACTTCAACAAGTCCAAGACCAGCTCCCCGGGGGCAGTGAAATGCCCCACCTCTCACCCCTCAGCTCCCCCCTGGGCATTATTTTGCAATATGCCATGACGGCCGAGGAAACCTCCTTGATGGAGTTATGGCAATATGTAGACCGCCAAGTCAAACCCCGATTGCTGGCAGTTCCCGGTGTGACCCAAATTATCCTCTTCGGCGGGGATCAACCCCAATATCAGGTTTGGGTAGACCCTGAGAAACTGACCGCTTTCGGGGTGAGTTTACAGTCGGTGAGTGATGCGGTGGCGGCTGCCAATCAGAACGCCCCAGGAGGCTTCTTAATTGATCAAGATCAGGAGTACCTCATCCGGGGTATGGGACAGATTCAGGACTTGGAGGATTTACGGGAGGCGGTGATTACTAGCCGCCAGGGTCGTCCAGTCCGGGTGGGGGATGTGGCCCAAGTTGAGCTTGGACCGGCTCTCAAGCGGGGCAATGGCGGTTTTAATGGGGAACCGGCCTTGGTGCTGTTGATTAACAAGCAACCTCTGACAGATACGTTAGAGGTGACGCAGGCCGTGGAGGCGGCGATGGAGGAAATTCGCCCCAGTTTGCCTGAGGATGTGAGCATTCACCGTACTTTCCGCCAGGGGGATTTTATTGAAGCCTCAATTGCCAATGTCAGCCGATCGCTCCGAGATGGAATCATTATTGTCTCTGTGATTTTGCTGCTGTTCTTGATGAACTGGCGCACGGCCCTGATTACCCTCAGTGCGATTCCCCTGTCTCTGTTGCTCTGTTTAATGCTGCTCAATGGCTTGGGTTTGACGGTCAATACGATGACCTTAGGGGGATTAGCGGTGGCCATCGGCTCGGTGGTGGATGATTCGATTGTGGATATGGAGAACTGTTATCGCGGCTTACGACGTAATCAACAGTTGGAGAATCCCAAAACGCCGTTACGGGTGGTCTATGAAACGTCGGTGGAGGTCCGCACCAGTGTTTTGTTTTCGACGGTGATTATTGCGGTAATTTTTGCACCGATTTTTTCCTTGACGGGGGTGGAGGGACGGATTTTTGCGCCCATGGGAATTGCCTATTTGTTGGCGATTTTTGCGTCGAGTTTGGTGGCGTTAACCCTCTCTCCGGCCCTCTGTGCCCTCTTACTGGCCAATTGTCCCTTACCGGATGATGAGACTTGGATGGCCCGCAGCAGTCAACGGCTTTATCGTCCGCTGCTGTTGATGGTGCTCAATCACCCCGCCTGGATTCTTTTGGGGGCTGGGGCGGCGTTGGTGGCGGTGTTGGTGATTTTGCCGGGTTTGGGACGGGTGTTTTTGCCGGAGTTTCAGGAGCGATCGCTGGTGTTGTCTCTGGATTTGTTTCCGGGAAGTTCTCTGGCGGCGACGGATCGCACGGGGTTTGCGATCCAAACGGCTCTCAAGCAAGACCCCCGTTTTGAGACGATTCAGATGCGATCGGGCCGCAGTCCGGGAGATCCCCATATTGTGGGGTCTAATTTTGCCGAGTTGGATCTTGAGTTGAGTACGGCGGGGATGGAGAATCGGGAAGAGACTCTGGCCGCCTTACGCCAGGAGTTGGATCGGGTTCCTGGGGTGGCGGTGAATGTGGGGGGGTTTATTTCTCACCGGATGGATGAGGTGTTGTCGGGGGTTCGCAGTGCGATCGCCGTGAAGATTTTTGGTCCCGATTTGGCGGAGTTACGTCGCCTGGGAACGGAGGTGCGATCGCAGATGGCCTCGATTGAGGGGGTGGTGGATTTACAGTTAGCCCCGCAAGTGCCTATCCGTCAGGTGCATATTGAGTTTAATCGCTCGACGGCGGCTCGTTACGGTGTCACCATCGCCAGTCTCTCGCAAACGGTGGAAACCGCCCTCAATGGACGGGTGGTGTCCCAGGTGTTAGAGGAGCAACAACTTCTTGATGTTCTGGTTTGGCTTCCGCCTGAGGCCCGTAACAGCCTTGAGCAGATTCAGGATTTACGGATTGATACTCCCAATGGGGAACGGATTCCCTTGGCACAATTGGCTCAGGTGGAGTATAGAAGCGGTCCGAATTCGATTCGTCGTGAGGATGTCTCCCGTTTAATTGTGCTGTCGGCGAATGTGGCGGGACGGGATTTAGGGACGGTGATTGAGGAGATGCAAGACAGGATTGCCGCTGAGGTGAGTTTTCCGCCGGGCTATTTTATTCAATATGGGGGACAGTTTGAGTCGGAACAAGCGGCCCGGGAGAATTTGCTGTTGTTTGGGGGCTTGGCGATCGCGGTAATTGCGCTATTGATGTATGTGACGGTGCGATCGCTCCCGGCGACGGTGATGATTCTCTTAAATCTACCCTTGGCCCTGGTGGGTGGGATTCTTTCGGTGGCCCTGGGGGGTGGGATTCTTTCGGTGGCGTCCTTAGTTGGCTTTATTACTCTGTTTGGGGTCGCGACTCGTAATGGCCTGTTGTTGGTGGATAACTATAACCGCAAATTGGCACTAGGATTGCCCCTACACCGAGTCATTTTTCTGGGATCGACTGAGCGGTTAACGGCGATTCTCATGACGGCATTTACGTCAGCCTTGGGGATGTTACCGCTGGCCCTTGGGGTGGGCCCGGGACAGGAGATTCTACAACCGTTGGCGATCGTTGTCTTGGGAGGCTTATTTACCTCCACGGCCTTAACTCTATTGGTGTTACCGGCGTTATATGCCCAGTTTGGCCGGGGATTAGTCCCAAAACTTCCCCCTTCTCAGGACGCCAGCTCCCCCGTCCAGCTTGAGAAAACGGTGTCATGGTAA
- the rppA gene encoding two-component system response regulator RppA — translation MRILLVEDEPDLGAILERMLVRENYVVDWLQDGDSAWDCLQEGWTHYAVAILDWLLPGLSGLELCQRLRQANNSLPVLMLTAKDQVADKVAGLNAGADDYLVKPFSNAELLARVRALQRRSQPLQPQQLTLGPLTLDYGNFSVTRHDSQNPSQAIALTAKEFQLLEYLMQHPNQILSRDQIMNQVWSMQANPTSNVVPAQMRLLRRKLGQSHSQGIIETVHGIGYRLQVPQ, via the coding sequence ATGCGAATTCTTTTAGTAGAAGATGAACCCGATCTCGGAGCAATTCTCGAACGAATGTTAGTTCGGGAAAACTATGTCGTGGATTGGCTACAAGATGGGGACAGCGCCTGGGACTGTCTACAAGAAGGCTGGACCCATTACGCCGTGGCCATCTTAGATTGGCTTCTACCCGGGTTGTCAGGACTCGAACTTTGTCAACGCTTACGTCAGGCTAACAACAGTCTGCCGGTGTTGATGTTGACGGCTAAAGACCAGGTTGCTGATAAGGTTGCAGGACTCAATGCTGGGGCAGATGATTATCTCGTCAAACCCTTTAGTAATGCCGAGTTGTTAGCACGAGTGCGGGCCCTGCAACGGCGATCGCAACCCCTACAACCGCAGCAACTCACCCTGGGCCCCCTCACCCTAGACTATGGCAACTTCAGCGTCACCCGTCACGATAGCCAAAACCCCTCTCAGGCCATTGCCTTGACAGCGAAAGAGTTTCAGCTTTTAGAATATCTGATGCAGCATCCCAATCAAATCCTCAGCCGCGATCAGATTATGAATCAAGTCTGGTCCATGCAGGCCAACCCCACCAGTAACGTGGTTCCGGCACAAATGCGCTTGCTACGACGCAAACTGGGGCAGTCTCACAGTCAAGGGATTATTGAAACCGTACATGGTATTGGCTATCGTTTACAGGTTCCTCAATGA
- a CDS encoding hemolysin family protein translates to MDAPLAALPLGLEAKTLQDIVFSLLSVLGLIAINAFFVTAEFSMVSVRRSRINQLVDAGDLPARSVQILQQDIDLLLSTTQLGITLSSLALGWIGEKTMASLVALLLTALPLSPPVATVVTHSLSIPLAFLLVAYLQIVLGELCPKSLALLYAEQLAQLLGPPSLAIARFFNPFLCILNQSTRLLLRLVGIRDVDRRFYNRVTPEELQRIIALEGESTGLEAEERELLSNVFEFGDVSAEEVMVPRTQIAALPSDATFSSFLEEVARSGHSRYPIIGESLDDIRGIVHLKELAEPLARGQMSLDTPIQPWVRPARFVPECTLLGELLPLLQRCGQPMVMVVDDFGGTAGLITMQDIIAEIVGESLESEGTEELAVQMVDERTFIVQAQMDLEEVNELLDLKLPVIDEYQTLGGFLIYQMQKIPQIGEGFGFDGLHLEVVATDGPRLHQIQVQRRDNSPPLDTQLSPISLSDTLSSEDLDLDTPLVDEAFPTRNTPDGDLDSLLDEESDSQSLPSSRKQQR, encoded by the coding sequence ATGGATGCCCCTTTAGCCGCACTCCCCCTCGGACTCGAAGCCAAAACCCTACAAGATATTGTCTTCAGCCTATTGTCTGTTCTAGGTTTGATTGCAATTAACGCCTTTTTCGTCACCGCCGAGTTTTCCATGGTCTCCGTGCGGCGATCGCGCATCAATCAACTGGTGGATGCGGGGGATCTCCCGGCCCGCAGCGTGCAAATCCTGCAACAAGATATCGATCTCCTCCTCTCCACCACCCAACTGGGGATTACTCTCTCCAGTTTAGCCCTCGGCTGGATCGGCGAGAAGACGATGGCCTCCCTCGTCGCTCTCCTGCTAACCGCACTCCCCCTCTCCCCTCCCGTCGCCACCGTCGTCACCCATAGCCTCTCCATCCCCCTGGCCTTTCTCCTGGTGGCGTACCTACAAATCGTCCTCGGGGAACTCTGTCCCAAATCCCTGGCCCTCCTCTACGCCGAACAACTGGCCCAACTCTTGGGGCCCCCCAGTTTGGCGATCGCCCGCTTCTTTAACCCCTTCCTCTGCATTCTCAATCAATCCACCCGCCTGTTATTACGACTGGTGGGGATTCGTGATGTCGACCGCCGCTTCTATAACCGCGTCACCCCAGAAGAACTACAACGTATCATCGCCCTGGAAGGAGAATCCACAGGCCTAGAAGCCGAAGAACGAGAACTCTTGAGTAACGTCTTTGAATTTGGCGATGTCTCCGCCGAAGAAGTGATGGTTCCTCGCACCCAAATCGCGGCCCTTCCTAGTGATGCAACCTTTAGCAGCTTCCTAGAAGAAGTGGCCCGTTCCGGTCATTCCCGCTATCCTATCATTGGCGAATCCCTCGACGACATCCGAGGAATCGTCCATCTCAAAGAACTGGCCGAACCCCTCGCGCGGGGTCAAATGTCCCTCGATACCCCCATTCAACCCTGGGTTCGTCCCGCTCGCTTTGTTCCCGAATGCACCCTCCTCGGCGAACTACTTCCCCTGCTACAACGGTGCGGTCAACCCATGGTGATGGTGGTGGATGACTTTGGCGGAACCGCCGGCCTCATCACCATGCAAGACATCATTGCTGAAATTGTCGGCGAAAGTCTCGAAAGTGAAGGAACGGAAGAGTTAGCCGTACAAATGGTGGATGAGCGTACCTTCATCGTCCAAGCACAAATGGATCTCGAAGAAGTCAATGAACTGCTGGATTTAAAGCTTCCCGTCATCGACGAGTACCAAACCCTGGGAGGCTTTCTCATTTATCAAATGCAGAAAATCCCCCAAATTGGCGAAGGCTTCGGCTTTGATGGTCTCCATTTAGAAGTAGTGGCCACTGACGGACCACGATTACATCAAATCCAGGTGCAGCGGCGGGATAACTCCCCTCCCCTAGACACCCAACTTTCCCCAATTTCCCTATCTGATACCCTCTCAAGCGAGGATCTCGATTTAGATACTCCCCTTGTTGATGAAGCCTTCCCCACTCGTAACACCCCAGATGGCGATCTCGATTCCCTCCTGGATGAAGAGAGTGATTCTCAATCGTTACCCTCATCCCGAAAACAGCAGCGGTAG
- a CDS encoding efflux RND transporter periplasmic adaptor subunit, producing MSVNGAIAPEFADRKWQISWQFYLVLLSSQDEVLKQFCLGGLPQYRIMPAHSPVPMQRCLSSFFASLVLALPAQVLAHPGHDHGAEFELDSPATIVPGHGVEVDAETQQRLGLVIEPARRQVLELGIKTTAEIEAEPNRNVSVNAPVNGALVELLVQPGDWVAPGQALAVVKAPELIDLRVRSQQEQIQRDGELRQARANLTLRERNYERQQRISQTEIEAAQRQVQLTQERYERDRELADAGAIPRQQVLQSQAEAAEARHKLSRAESRQDLLQSQADLDQAQTAVEAAQSQLNLSSRAYDSRLEQLNSPADDQGRVTVTAPISGRISRRHVSQGQTVEEAVTPLVEIIDGERLLVRADVHERDIPNVSEGQGVRVTVASQPEQVFQGWVTIIGSSLNSENRTLPVTAELVDHSDSLKPGQFAQLEILTERTSEARLTVPSTAIVEANEQDIVFVQHGDHFEPVEVITGETAGNLVAIESGLADGDQVVVQGALQLYAQSLRGGDPAPDHDHDHDHDHDHDHESEASSEDGLGSSTWFLVGAGTLVVAAFALGRQSRRDVSSTPITLEDVLEQPQEDSESRETVGRN from the coding sequence GTGAGCGTGAATGGGGCGATCGCCCCAGAATTTGCTGATAGAAAATGGCAAATTTCATGGCAATTTTATTTAGTCCTGCTAAGCTCTCAGGATGAGGTTCTGAAGCAATTTTGTCTCGGCGGTCTGCCTCAATATCGCATTATGCCTGCTCACTCTCCCGTCCCTATGCAACGCTGTTTGTCCAGCTTTTTCGCGTCTCTGGTTCTGGCTTTGCCGGCCCAGGTCTTGGCTCACCCTGGCCATGACCATGGGGCTGAGTTTGAACTCGACTCACCCGCGACTATCGTTCCGGGTCATGGCGTTGAGGTGGATGCAGAAACGCAACAGCGACTGGGGTTAGTTATCGAACCGGCGCGGCGGCAGGTTCTGGAACTGGGAATTAAGACCACCGCCGAGATTGAAGCCGAACCGAACCGCAACGTTTCTGTCAATGCCCCGGTGAATGGGGCCTTAGTGGAACTATTGGTGCAGCCGGGGGATTGGGTGGCTCCAGGACAAGCGTTAGCCGTGGTGAAAGCCCCGGAGTTGATTGATTTGCGGGTGCGATCGCAACAGGAACAAATCCAGCGGGATGGGGAACTGCGCCAGGCCCGAGCCAACCTCACCTTGCGAGAGCGCAACTATGAGCGACAGCAGCGGATTAGCCAAACGGAAATTGAGGCCGCTCAACGACAGGTGCAATTAACCCAAGAACGCTATGAGCGCGATCGCGAACTGGCCGACGCCGGGGCAATTCCCCGACAACAGGTCCTACAATCCCAAGCCGAGGCCGCTGAAGCACGTCATAAACTGAGTCGGGCCGAGAGTCGTCAGGACCTCTTACAATCCCAAGCCGATCTCGATCAGGCCCAAACGGCTGTGGAAGCCGCTCAATCCCAACTCAACCTCAGCAGCCGCGCCTATGACAGTCGCCTCGAACAACTCAATAGTCCCGCCGATGACCAAGGACGGGTCACCGTCACGGCTCCCATTTCTGGGCGGATTTCCCGGCGTCATGTCAGTCAGGGGCAAACCGTGGAAGAGGCGGTGACCCCTCTGGTGGAGATTATCGATGGAGAACGCCTGTTGGTGAGGGCTGATGTTCACGAACGAGATATCCCGAACGTCTCTGAAGGACAAGGGGTGCGGGTCACCGTCGCGAGTCAGCCAGAACAGGTGTTTCAAGGCTGGGTGACCATCATTGGCTCAAGTCTGAATTCAGAGAACCGCACCCTCCCCGTCACCGCTGAACTCGTCGATCACAGTGATTCCCTCAAACCGGGACAGTTTGCCCAGTTGGAGATTCTAACCGAACGCACCTCCGAGGCCCGACTGACCGTTCCCAGCACGGCGATCGTGGAGGCCAATGAGCAAGATATTGTCTTTGTGCAACATGGCGATCACTTTGAACCCGTGGAGGTCATCACTGGAGAAACGGCCGGGAATCTTGTGGCGATCGAGAGCGGTTTAGCGGACGGAGATCAGGTGGTTGTGCAGGGCGCTCTACAACTCTATGCCCAATCCTTGCGAGGTGGAGACCCGGCTCCAGACCACGACCACGACCATGACCATGACCACGACCATGACCATGAATCAGAAGCCTCCTCCGAGGACGGCTTAGGGTCTTCGACCTGGTTCCTGGTGGGGGCAGGAACCCTAGTGGTTGCGGCCTTTGCCCTGGGACGACAATCCCGCCGGGATGTCTCCTCAACCCCAATCACCTTAGAGGATGTCCTAGAGCAACCCCAGGAAGACTCAGAATCCCGAGAAACCGTGGGAAGGAACTAA
- a CDS encoding DUF305 domain-containing protein: MIRRNTLFWGIAVAGLLPLGGLLGGCAEEPQDTATGDPNAVTEDPEGMMNGHEGMMEDHDGMMHGCIVDDHECMMEAHGDMMHDMDLGPADATYDLRFIDAMIVHHEGAIVMAEAALENSERDEIIQLATEIISEQEREIAQMQEWREVWYPDAPEEPVMYHEEMGHDMAMSEEMAAAMRMDMDLGPADEEFDLRFINAMILHHEAAVEMAEDLKEKSDRTEMQDLADDIITAQQAEIDQMEAWREEWYDL, encoded by the coding sequence ATGATACGACGTAATACTTTGTTTTGGGGAATAGCGGTAGCAGGTCTATTACCCTTAGGGGGCCTACTCGGGGGCTGCGCCGAGGAACCCCAAGACACGGCCACCGGTGATCCCAATGCCGTGACAGAAGACCCTGAGGGCATGATGAATGGTCATGAAGGGATGATGGAAGACCATGACGGGATGATGCATGGATGTATCGTGGATGACCACGAGTGCATGATGGAGGCCCACGGGGACATGATGCACGACATGGATCTTGGGCCGGCCGATGCGACCTATGATTTACGTTTCATTGATGCCATGATTGTGCATCATGAAGGGGCAATTGTGATGGCTGAAGCCGCCCTAGAAAACTCCGAACGCGACGAAATTATCCAGTTGGCGACGGAGATTATTTCCGAACAGGAGCGGGAAATTGCCCAGATGCAGGAATGGCGAGAAGTGTGGTATCCTGACGCTCCCGAAGAACCGGTGATGTACCATGAGGAGATGGGTCACGACATGGCTATGAGTGAGGAGATGGCGGCAGCCATGCGCATGGATATGGATCTCGGACCAGCGGATGAGGAGTTTGACTTGCGTTTTATCAATGCCATGATTCTCCACCATGAGGCGGCTGTGGAGATGGCTGAGGACTTGAAAGAAAAGAGCGATCGCACGGAAATGCAAGACCTCGCCGACGACATCATCACGGCCCAGCAGGCTGAAATTGACCAAATGGAAGCGTGGCGAGAGGAGTGGTACGACCTCTAG